One segment of Shewanella piezotolerans WP3 DNA contains the following:
- the rsuA gene encoding 16S rRNA pseudouridine(516) synthase RsuA: MRLDKFICESTSHSRVSAKKALHRGDVTCNGEVVKTSGFKVTDEHEIRLEGEVLKVIGPRFIMLNKPVDTICSTIDEEYPSVIGLLDVIRPEDLHIAGRLDADTTGLVLITTDGKWSHKITSPKKECGKRYLLETADPLTEELIGKFATGLQLNNEDGLTKPAKLELLGTHQARLTITEGKYHQVKRMLAAVGNKVTKLHREVVGEIELDSSLELGQWRFLTEAEIKSVK, encoded by the coding sequence GTGCGTTTAGATAAATTTATTTGTGAGTCAACTTCCCATTCTCGTGTTTCAGCTAAAAAAGCGCTGCATCGTGGGGACGTCACTTGTAACGGTGAGGTGGTTAAAACTTCAGGTTTTAAAGTGACAGACGAGCACGAAATTCGTCTCGAAGGCGAAGTGTTAAAGGTTATTGGTCCACGCTTTATCATGCTCAATAAACCCGTTGATACCATCTGTTCTACTATCGATGAAGAGTATCCATCAGTCATTGGGTTGCTTGATGTTATTCGACCTGAAGACTTGCATATTGCGGGGCGTTTAGATGCCGATACTACAGGTTTGGTGCTGATCACTACAGATGGAAAGTGGTCACATAAAATCACTTCGCCGAAAAAAGAGTGCGGTAAACGTTACTTGTTAGAGACTGCAGACCCACTAACTGAAGAGCTAATTGGAAAGTTTGCAACTGGGTTACAACTGAATAACGAAGATGGCCTCACTAAGCCTGCAAAACTTGAATTGCTGGGCACTCATCAAGCAAGATTGACGATTACTGAAGGTAAATATCATCAAGTTAAACGTATGCTCGCAGCCGTTGGCAACAAGGTGACTAAACTTCATCGTGAAGTCGTTGGTGAAATTGAACTCGATAGCTCTCTTGAGCTGGGTCAATGGCGCTTTTTAACTGAGGCTGAGATAAAGTCTGTTAAATAA